One window from the genome of Acuticoccus sp. I52.16.1 encodes:
- a CDS encoding esterase-like activity of phytase family protein: MLRLSVALVALLTAPVLAQADDVVGKTFPATLAGHAVLEANTIIPAPADAPADAQVSGKFAAGSARVDAPGTVEGDTGGLHGKRGTGLSFPFEGQPVQGFSGFAMERAEDGSIIALTDNGFGSKLNSPDALLFFHKINPDWETGDVARETIFLKDPDKVVPFRIAYEGTAERYLTGADFDLESIQLVDGTLWIGEEFGPYLIEAGLDGVVKGVYPTMLNGEEIRSPDHPALRIPAEEGKDYQSARSGGYEGMALQPGTGLLWAMLEKPLLGSGENALTVMAFDPKTREWTGDVVKFPLAEGATAIGDFNFIDETRALVIERDNGEGDPSLKCEGEPTADCFPAPAMVKRVVLVDMSDVHEDGTVRRIGHIDLMDIADPDGIARLETAAARDLTGKYTMPFFTIEDVMKVDDTHIIVANDNNLPFSSGRRLDAPAANEFLLLAVPELLAAE, from the coding sequence ATGCTCCGCCTGTCCGTTGCGCTCGTCGCGCTTCTCACCGCGCCCGTTCTCGCGCAGGCCGACGACGTCGTCGGCAAGACCTTCCCCGCGACCCTCGCCGGTCATGCGGTGCTGGAGGCCAACACCATCATCCCCGCGCCCGCCGACGCCCCGGCCGACGCGCAGGTCTCCGGCAAATTCGCCGCCGGCAGCGCCCGCGTCGACGCGCCTGGCACGGTCGAGGGCGATACCGGCGGCCTGCACGGCAAGCGCGGCACCGGCCTCTCCTTCCCGTTCGAGGGGCAGCCGGTGCAGGGCTTCTCCGGCTTCGCGATGGAGCGCGCGGAGGACGGCTCGATCATCGCGCTGACGGACAACGGCTTCGGCTCGAAGCTCAACTCGCCCGACGCGCTGCTCTTCTTCCACAAGATCAACCCCGACTGGGAGACCGGCGACGTCGCCCGCGAGACGATCTTCCTGAAGGACCCAGACAAGGTCGTGCCGTTCCGCATCGCCTATGAGGGCACCGCCGAGCGCTACCTCACCGGCGCCGACTTCGACCTCGAGTCGATCCAGCTCGTCGACGGGACGCTGTGGATCGGCGAGGAGTTCGGCCCCTACCTCATCGAGGCCGGCCTCGACGGTGTGGTGAAGGGCGTCTACCCGACCATGCTGAACGGCGAGGAGATCCGGAGCCCGGACCATCCGGCGCTGCGGATCCCGGCCGAAGAGGGCAAGGACTACCAGTCGGCCCGCTCCGGCGGTTACGAGGGCATGGCGTTGCAGCCGGGCACCGGCCTCCTGTGGGCGATGCTGGAGAAGCCGCTGCTGGGCTCGGGCGAGAACGCGCTCACGGTGATGGCGTTCGATCCGAAGACCAGAGAGTGGACCGGCGACGTGGTGAAGTTCCCGCTCGCCGAAGGGGCCACCGCGATCGGCGATTTCAACTTCATCGACGAGACCCGCGCCCTGGTGATCGAGCGTGACAACGGCGAGGGTGACCCGTCGCTGAAGTGCGAGGGCGAGCCGACCGCCGACTGCTTCCCCGCCCCGGCGATGGTCAAGCGCGTCGTCCTGGTCGACATGTCCGACGTCCACGAGGACGGCACGGTCCGCCGCATCGGCCACATCGATCTGATGGACATCGCCGATCCGGACGGCATCGCCCGCCTCGAGACCGCCGCCGCGCGTGACCTCACCGGCAAGTACACGATGCCGTTCTTCACGATCGAGGACGTCATGAAGGTCGACGACACGCACATCATCGTCGCCAACGACAACAACCTGCCGTTCTCGTCGGGCCGCCGGCTCGACGCGCCGGCCGCCAACGAGTTCCTGCTCCTCGCGGTGCCGGAGCTGCTCGCGGCCGAATAA